Proteins encoded together in one Penicillium digitatum chromosome 1, complete sequence window:
- a CDS encoding Exosome complex subunit Csl4, putative: MASLPPIAIPGQRLGPLSTYCAGPGTHVQQSFIYASIAGPVVADPAQPKSQTRPTIRVLRVTSPKAQAGSNPAVPAASSTTPKPRYNTLPAVDSIVLARVTRVQKRQATVSILVVIDESKSQLQDPSRTDSDNDNVASILTSAANPENHSSTDELRFQALIRKEDVRAVEKDRVVMDEMFRVGDIVRGSVISLGDQSFYYITTARNDLGVVMARSDAGNMMFPVSWKEMRDPVTGTSEQRKVARPF, from the coding sequence ATGGCTTCTCTACCTCCTATCGCTATTCCTGGGCAACGCCTCGGCCCTTTATCTACATACTGTGCAGGCCCCGGCACACATGTTCAGCAATCCTTCATCTACGCGTCCATTGCCGGTCCCGTGGTTGCAGACCCTGCACAGCCGAAGTCACAAACAAGACCAACCATCAGAGTGTTACGAGTGACATCCCCCAAGGCCCAAGCGGGCTCAAACCCAGCTGTTCCCGCCGCGTCGTCCACGACGCCGAAGCCCCGCTACAACACCCTCCCCGCCGTAGACTCCATCGTTCTCGCTCGAGTGACCCGCGTGCAGAAACGGCAAGCCACAGTCTCCATCCTCGTCGTAATAGATGAATCAAAGTCACAATTGCAAGACCCATCACGAACAGACTCAGACAACGACAACGTCGCCTCCATCCTCACATCTGCGGCTAACCCAGAGAACCATAGCAGCACCGACGAGCTACGCTTCCAGGCACTTATCCGAAAGGAGGATGTACGGGCCGTAGAGAAGGATCGTGTCGTCATGGATGAGATGTTCCGTGTCGGCGATATTGTTCGTGGCTCTGTTATCTCGCTTGGCGATCAGAGCTTCTATTACATCACCACCGCGCGCAATGATCTCGGTGTTGTCATGGCTCGCAGTGACGCTGGCAACATGATGTTCCCTGTTAGCTGGAAAGAAATGAGAGATCCTGTCACTGGAACAAGTGAGCAGAGGAAGGTCGCCAGGCCGTTCTGA
- a CDS encoding Vac8p, which yields MSGIATVCLSCLSVVDRWCHITACLGPIGARSRDGIYETTLADNEREAVSDLLGYLENRAETDFFHGEPLRALSTLVYSENVDLQRSASLTFAEITERDVREVDRNTLEPILFLLQSSDIEVQRAASAALGNLAVNAENKVLIVTLGGLSPLIRQMMSPNVEVQCNAVGCITNLATHEENKAKIARSGALGPLIRLAKSKDMRVQRNATGALLNMTHSDDNRQQLVNAGAIPVLVHLLSSPDVDVQYYCTTALSNIAVDSTNRKRLAQTESRLVQSLVHLMDSSTPKVQCQAALALRNLASDEKYQLEIVRAKGLSPLLRLLQSSYLPLILSAVACIRNISIHPLNESPIIEAGFLKPLVDLLGSTDNEEIQCHAISTLRNLAASSDRNKELVLQAGAVQKCKDLVLRVPLTVQSEMTAAIAVLALSEELKPHLLNLGVFDVLIPLTNSESIEVQGNSAAALGNLSSKVGDYSMFVRDWADANGGIHGYLHRFLASGDPTFQHIAIWTLLQLLESEDKKLIGYISRSEDIVQLVKIISDKNIESDEEDVDDSDGEVITLARRCLELVGAGPKQTLVEA from the exons ATGAGTGGAATTGCGACTGTCTGTCTGTCTTGCCTTTCAGTAGTGGACCGATGGTGTCATATTACAGCTTGTCTCGGTCCCATCGGAGCTCGTTCTCGAGACGGTATCTACGAAACCACCTTGGCCGACAATGAGCGAGAAGCGGTATCAGACCTTCTGGGCTATTTGGAGAAC CGCGCAGAGACCGACTTCTTCCACGGCGAGCCACTACGAGCCTTAAGTACTCTAGTTTACTCCGAAAACGTTGACCTGCAAAGAAGCGCTAGCTTGACTTTTGCTGAGATCACAGAGCGAG ATGTGCGCGAGGTCGATCGTAATACCCTCGAACCAATCCTCTTCCTACTTCAAAGCTCAGATATCGAAGTTCAACGGGCTGCTAGTGCAGCGCTGGGCAATCTCGCCGTGAATG CTGAGAACAAGGTCTTGATCGTCACCCTCGGGGGGCTGTCTCCCCTGATTCGTCAGATGATGTCGCCCAATGTAGAGGTACAATGCAATGCGGTCGGTTGTATTACCAATCTCGCGACGCATGAGGAGAACAAGGCCAAAATTGCTCGCTCTGGCGCTCTAGGTCCTCTCATTCGCCTGGCTAAGTCGAAGGACATGCGTGTCCAGCGAAATGCGACGGGCGCACTGCTCAATATGACCCATTCGG ATGATAACCGGCAACAACTTGTCAATGCCGGCGCCATTCCCGTGCTCGTGCATCTCCTCTCATCCCCCGACGTTGACGTTCAGTACTACTGCACAACCGCTCTTAGCAATATCGCCGTTGACTCGACCAATCGCAAGCGACTCGCACAAACCGAGTCGCGCCTCGTGCAATCATTGGTTCATCTTATGGATTCATCCACCCCCAAGGTCCAATGCCAAGCGGCACTCGCCTTGCGTAACCTCGCCTCTGATGAGAAATACCAGCTTGAAATCGTTCGGGCGAAGGGTCTTTCCCCACTTCTACGACTGCTACAATCTTCCTACCTTCCTCTCATCTTATCTGCCGTCGCTTGTATCCGCAACATATCTATTCATCCTCTTAATGAATCCCCTATTATCGAAGCAGGTTTCTTGAAGCCGTTGGTGGATCTCTTAGGCTCGACTGACAATGAAGAGATTCAATGCCATGCCATATCCACGCTTCGCAACCTTGCAGCTAGCTCCGATCGCAACAAAGAACTTGTCCTGCAGGCCGGAGCAGTACAGAAGTGTAAGGACTTGGTCCTCCGTGTTCCCCTCACAGTCCAATCTGAGATGACTGCTGCAATCGCTGTCCTGGCCCTCAGCGAAGAGTTGAAGCCGCATCTTCTCAATCTAGGAGTCTTTGACGTCTTGATTCCTCTAACCAACTCCGAAAGCATTGAGGTGCAAGGCAACAGCGCGGCTGCTTTGGGCAATCTGTCCTCGAAAG TTGGCGATTATTCGATGTTCGTTCGCGACTGGGCTGACGCCAATGGTGGCATTCATGGTTACCTTCATCGCTTCCTTGCCAGTGGAGATCCAACATTCCAGCACATTGCCATCTGGACTCTCCTCCAACTGCTAGAGTCCGAAGACAAGAAGCTCATTGGGTATATTTCACGATCCGAAGACATTGTGCAATTGGTCAAGATCATCTCCGACAAGAATATCGAATcggacgaagaagatgtggATGACAGTGATGGAGAAGTTATTACGCTTGCTCGTCGCTGCCTTGAGCTGGTTGGAGCTGGTCCTAAACAGACCCTGGTGGAAGCTTGA
- a CDS encoding Zinc finger, RING-type, translating into MSTSVTASTSLPDCPRPSRLRRFSLRTYNQNPPTSPSGQHSYRHSLSSRIHWRLSNPGSISPTATSPAPCPESDHPILSRYTSAPAPSYGFGTELNSQVSSTDSAASTPSNDPIQSPNPMARLRSTSAAHRPPPRTLDRATNNSQEITPSLEPGAVQSNATEPTSAAADGQVTLPKSETKATIRFFPYQDALQSSRPSLPFVPVARTLPSESCVIRVGRYSERDGVPRPNPTEPSDSPVGFKSKVVSRKHCEFLYMNGQWHIKDVGSSSGTFLNHMRLSQPNMVSRLYSIKDGDIVQLGIDFRGGEEMIFRCVRIRIECNRSWQQKPNEFNKNTESLIKNLGKGETADYSGCRECSICLGSVLRPYQCLFMAACAHVWHYKCISRLLHSPDYPMFQCPNCRAFTDLSAEVDDSNDVEEKREKEPVENRTSSAERPETEAPSAVETNGMERPSDQLGDLPEEENLVNNVENLHLQDDQQTDDTRSSASPAPHSSTDDLARSATVNIPGWQPTPPVNVPSGRPSQLRSETPTSDDNPLTPRNDSGPLAFDGRAGMP; encoded by the exons ATGTCTACTTCAGTCACCGCCTCCACCTCCCTCCCTGACTGCCCTCGCCCCAGTCGCTTGCGCCGCTTCAGTCTACGAACCTACAATCAGAATCCACCCACCTCGCCCAGCGGGCAGCACTCGTATAGACACAGTTTGAGTAGCCGAATTCACTGGCGGCTCTCGAATCCGGGCTCCATCTCTCCGACAGCGACCTCCCCAGCTCCATGTCCGGAAAGTGACCACCCAATTCTCTCTCGTTACACTTCTGCACCCGCCCCGAGTTACGGTTTTGGTACCGAACTCAATAGTCAAGTGTCATCCACCGATTCCGCCGCTTCCACACCTTCCAACGACCCTATTCAATCGCCCAATCCCATGGCGCGCCTGAGGAGCACCTCGGCCGCCCATCGTCCGCCACCTCGCACGTTGGATCGTGCCACAAACAACTCTCAAGAGATCACCCCGTCCCTTGAACCGGGCGCTGTTCAAAGCAATGCGACCGAACCCACCAGCGCTGCTGCCGATGGACAGGTGACTCTTCCCAAATCGGAGACCAAGGCGACTATTCGGTTTTTCCCCTACCAGGATGCCCTTCAGAGTTCGAGGCCCTCGTTGCCTTTCGTCCCAGTCGCCCGTACCCTTCCATCAGAGAGCTGTGTTATTCGCGTCGGTCGATACTCGGAGCGTGATGGTGTGCCCCGCCCTAACCCGACCGAACCTTCAGATTCTCCCGTAGGGTTCAAATCCAAGGTCGTTAGCCGGAAACATTGCGAGTTTCTATACATGAATGGACAGTGGCACATTAAGGATGTTGGTAGTTCTTCGGGAACCTTTTTGAACCACATGCGTTTGAGTCAGCCAAACATGGTGTCTCGTCTGTACTCCATCAAAGACGGCGACATCGTGCAGTTGGGTATAGACTTCCGAGGGGGAGAAGAAATGATCTTCCGATGCGTTCGGATTCGAATTGAGTGCAATCGATCGTGGCAGCAGAAGCCTAACGAGTTCAA CAAAAATACAGAAAGCCTTATTAAAAACTTGGGCAAGGGTGAGACGGCTGACTATTCGGGTTGTCGTGAATGCTCGATTTGCCTTGGCTCGGTCTTG CGACCTTATCAGTGTTTGTTTATGGCGGCCTGCGCGCATGTCTGGCATTACAAATGTATCAGTCGTTTACTCCACTCCCCCGATTACCCAATGTTCCAATGCCCCAACTGTCGTGCATTCACCGATCTCAGCGCCGAAGTTGATGACTCGAATGACGTGGAGGAAAAACGAGAGAAGGAGCCGGTAGAAAACCGGACATCCTCTGCCGAACGGCCTGAAACAGAGGCGCCTTCGGCCGTCGAAACAAACGGCATGGAACGGCCCTCAGATCAGCTCGGAGATCTtcccgaagaagaaaaccTGGTCAACAATGTTGAGAACCTGCATCTACAAGATGACCAGCAAACGGATGACACTCGAAGCTCAGCCTCGCCAGCCCCTCACTCAAGCACCGATGACCTCGCCCGCAGCGCCACAGTCAACATCCCCGGGTGGCAACCGACGCCACCAGTCAATGTGCCGTCCGGTCGCCCATCACAACTAAGATCTGAGACGCCAACATCTGATGATAACCCGTTGACCCCGCGAAATGACTCGGGGCctttggccttcgatggcagAGCAGGAATGCCGTAA
- a CDS encoding Bestrophin-like has translation MRLNFSESPTPTLSRQNTVIQGHQRRGTHPHRLSTRAKPRRWPLVFRFIKGAIHGAILVPVFLHALFTAFVVYLDNYVFETVGLPTTIIPSLSIVVGLMLVFRNQTSYNRFWDGRNGMNTLNTCVRNLVRTIATNSYNSKRGPPTAAEREDIERTVRILMAIPYAVKNHLRAEWGAAWAFGHAVDEDLNMHPSTLYNPEYANLLPAGLEGHEDEGLGLPFQLTFFVDGFIKRGEERGWYPAPGASQMQAQLNTLTDAYGRMETIKLTPMPVAHLIHQRQVLALFGCVLPFAMVDEMGWWAIPIVSLVIFTLYGIEGIGSQLEDPFGYDRNDIKMDAIVGDSKTEIDVVLSEWRTHSKAMEALKEQPAGAVHGDLCLMPDQNESANGCVDGKYTPPDLFLRLRPSDSR, from the exons ATGAGGTTGAATTTTAGCGAGTCACCTACTCCGACCTTGAGTCGCCAAAATACTGTCATACAAGGTCATCAAAGGCGTGGCACTCATCCCCATCGGCTATCAACGCGGGCAAAGCCAAGAAG ATGGCCACTTGTCTTCCGCTTTATCAAAGGTGCAATCCATGGTGCCATTTTAGTACCCGTCTTTCTGCATGCTTTATTCACAGCCTTTGTTGTTTACCTGGATAACTACGTATTCGAGACTGTCGGTCTACCTACCACAATC ATCCCATCTTTATCTATTGTCGTAGGTCTGATGCTTGTCTTCCGCAACCAAACATCCTACAACCGATTCTGGGATGGGCGGAACGGAATGAACACACTCAACACCTGTGTGCGTAACCTCGTCCGCACAATCGCAACAAATAGTTACAATTCAAAGCGGGGACCACCCACTGCCGCAGAGCGCGAGGATATCGAGCGCACTGTTCGCATTCTTATGGCTATTCCGTATGCCGTAAAAAACCATTTACGTGCCGAGTGGGGCGCTGCTTGGGCTTTTGGTCATGCCGTCGATGAGGATCTAAACATGCATCCATCCACCCTTTACAACCCCGAATATGCCAACCTGTTACCTGCAGGCCTTGAAGGCCATGAAGATGAGGGATTAGGTCTTCCTTTCCAGTTAACTTTCTTCGTCGATGGGTTTATCAAGCGTGGCGAAGAGCGCGGATGGTATCCTGCGCCTGGTGCTAGTCAGATGCAGGCTCAGTTGAATACCTTGACTGATGCATATGGGAGGATGGAAACGATCAAGTTGACTCCGATGCCAGTGGCCCACCT GATCCACCAAAGGCAAGTCCTCGCCCTGTTTGGCTGTGTTTTACCGTTTGCCATGGTCGATGAGATGGGATGGTGGGCCATCCCCATTGTCAGCCTTGTCATCTTCACACTTTATGGCATTGAGGGAATAGGCTCGCAATTGGAAGATCCATTTGGCTACGACAGGAATGACATCAAGATGGATGCTATCGTCGGTGACTCCAAAACTGAAATTGATGTTGTTTTGTCTGAGTGGCGCACGCACTCGAAAGCCATGGAGGCATTGAAAGAACAGCCCGCTGGTGCAGTTCATGGTGACTTATGTTTAATGCCTGATCAAAATGAATCTGCAAACGGATGTGTGGACGGGAAGTATACGCCCCCAGACTTGTTCTTGAGATTGAGACCGAGTGATAGCAGGTGA
- a CDS encoding GTP-binding protein rhoC domain protein, translating to MDYTDLVDIARQQSDLEVAILLCLAAREHCLIETTSHCINDLAKELALIGSTTFNYSYCILDCSSATSIDDIFNDVLTPDARANYLPSRPWLNTGSPSKNSSYKSLGDYSKSPTPFSLLSSNVVNVVIAKNFNFVSDDIQMHMLQLMRVGELVTESGTLSAPQDFLFIPLVARDSNQLQPPLKPHMNDNLFISHFHSQEDGYTYLEENDWLSNGELSASSVIHNSKGKQTKNTTISPLVIDQLREKGASVSTNAEVIRYIQDIVVFLRLSRAVAGGVSANANVQFSRFARLLAPLHGIDYLTPSIVALAARKVFRHRIIVTPPGEDRSLQYGSDLRAVSVILADVTPDSILDGVLALEPPL from the exons ATGGATTATACAGATCTCGTTGATATTGCTCGACAACAATCTGACCTTGAAGTGGCCATTTTACTTTGCCTTGCTGCCCGCGAACATTGCTTGATCGAGACCACCAGCCACTGTATTAATGACCTCGCTAAAGAACTGGCCTTA ATTGGCTCAACTACATTCAATTACTCATACTGTATCCTTGACTGTTCATCTGCAACATCTATTGACGACATCTTCAACGATGTCCTCACGCCGGATGCACGCGCAAACTATCTCCCATCGCGTCCATGGCTGAATACTGGATCG CCAAGCAAAAATTCTTCCTATAAAAGTCTTGGGGATTACAGCAAATCACCAACTCCCTTCTCACTACTCAGCAGTAACGTTGTCAATGTTGTAATCGCCAAGAACTTCAATTTTGTCAGTGATGATATCCAAATGCACATGCTGCAG TTAATGCGAGTGGGGGAGTTGGTAACTGAGAGTGGGACGCTGAGTGCGCCTCAAGACTTTCTTTTCATCCCCCTTGTAGCACGAGATTCCAATCAGCTTCAACCACCTTTGAAGCCACATATG AATGACAATCTCTTCATTTCTCATTTCCATAGCCAGGAGGATGGGTATACGTACCTCGAAGAGAATGACTGGCTTTCAAATGGAGAACTTTCGGCTTCCTCTGTTATTCATAATTCAAAGGGCAAGCAAACGAAGAATACTACGATCAGCCCGTTG GTGATTGACCAACTCCGAGAAAAAGGTGCGTCGGTGAGCACTAACGCAGAAGTTATTCGATACATTCAGGATATCGTTGTATTTTTGCGGCTCAGTCGCGCTGTTGCGGGTGGTGTGTCTGCCAACGCGAACGTTCAATTTTCCCGGTTTGCACG ACTTCTAGCTCCTCTGCATGGTATCGATTATCTGACTCCATCCATCGTGGCCCTAGCCGCCAGGAAAGTCTTTCGCCATCGCATTATTGTCACACCCCCTGGCGAAGACCGCAGTCTGCAGTATGGAAGTGATTTACGTGCGGTGTCTGTTATTCTCGCCGATGTGACGCCAGACTCAATTCTGGATGGCGTTCTAGCGCTCGAGCCGCCTTTATAA